Proteins encoded by one window of Lutibacter sp. A64:
- a CDS encoding o-succinylbenzoate synthase, producing the protein MKATYQKYILNFKQASGTSRGILRTKETFFLKIISGDKIGIGECGLFRGLSIDDRPDYEEKLNWLCKNITNNSDELLAELIEFPSIQFGLEQALLSLKSKNSFELFPSKFTETKEAININGLIWMGSEAFMKQQIEGKLKAGFSTIKMKIGAIDFETELELLKSIRKNFSSKEIELRVDANGAFSRKEALEKLKRLSQFEIHSIEQPIKQGQINEMADLCLKTPLPIALDEELIGVFNVTKKQELLQIINPQYIILKPSLVGGFKGSEEWIRLAEKQQIGWWITSALESNIGLNAIAQWTAVLGSKIPQGLGTGSLFTNNFDSPLEVKNGHLYYNSTKDWNVKL; encoded by the coding sequence ATGAAAGCAACTTACCAAAAATACATTCTGAATTTTAAACAAGCTAGTGGAACTTCTAGGGGGATTTTAAGAACAAAAGAAACTTTTTTTTTAAAAATAATTTCTGGTGATAAAATTGGAATTGGTGAATGTGGTTTATTTAGAGGTTTAAGTATTGACGATAGACCAGATTATGAAGAAAAACTAAATTGGCTTTGTAAAAATATTACTAACAATAGCGATGAATTATTAGCGGAGTTAATTGAATTTCCATCTATTCAATTTGGTTTAGAACAAGCTTTATTATCATTAAAAAGTAAAAATTCGTTTGAATTGTTTCCTTCAAAGTTTACAGAAACTAAAGAAGCCATAAATATTAATGGTTTAATTTGGATGGGAAGCGAAGCTTTTATGAAACAACAAATTGAGGGAAAATTAAAAGCCGGATTTTCAACCATAAAAATGAAAATTGGTGCTATTGATTTTGAAACAGAACTAGAATTACTGAAAAGTATTCGTAAAAATTTTTCATCAAAAGAAATTGAATTAAGAGTAGATGCTAATGGTGCTTTTAGTCGAAAAGAGGCTTTAGAAAAATTAAAACGTCTGTCTCAATTCGAAATTCATTCAATTGAACAACCTATAAAACAAGGTCAAATTAATGAAATGGCAGATTTATGTTTAAAAACACCATTGCCAATTGCTTTAGATGAAGAATTAATTGGTGTTTTTAATGTAACTAAAAAGCAAGAATTGCTACAAATAATAAATCCGCAGTACATAATTTTAAAACCAAGTTTAGTTGGTGGTTTTAAAGGGAGTGAAGAATGGATTCGTTTAGCAGAAAAACAACAGATTGGATGGTGGATAACTTCTGCTTTAGAAAGTAATATTGGTTTAAATGCAATAGCACAATGGACTGCTGTTTTGGGTAGTAAAATTCCTCAAGGTTTAGGTACAGGAAGTTTATTTACTAATAATTTTGACAGTCCGTTAGAAGTTAAAAACGGACATTTATATTACAATTCAACCAAAGATTGGAACGTAAAGTTATAA
- a CDS encoding CPBP family intramembrane glutamic endopeptidase yields MKFLQQAYKGNNKWWAYLITTGIVGFPFLMNVVIYLLFPELLDALYQEMEQKEPSNLDFLVNLLPFLFLLLLLFLLVSKLHKRKIITIITSRKTVDWKRFFYAFFVWFAIGVLLIVVDYSMSPTDYVWNFKPAKFAVLLLISLIFLPIQTSMEELLFRGYLMQAFGVWFKKSFVALILTSVIFGLLHGLNPEVEKLGWIIMIYYIGTGLVLGIFTLMDEGTELALGFHAANNIVAAVLVSSNWAVFQTDALLIDVSEPSLDFLMFLPVFVLYPLVLFIFSKKYGWTNWNEKLFGTISQPVELNEEETII; encoded by the coding sequence ATGAAATTTTTACAACAAGCATATAAAGGAAATAACAAATGGTGGGCTTATTTAATTACAACAGGTATTGTTGGCTTTCCATTTTTAATGAATGTTGTTATTTACCTATTATTTCCAGAATTATTAGATGCATTGTATCAAGAAATGGAACAAAAAGAGCCTAGTAATTTAGATTTTTTAGTTAATTTATTGCCATTTCTATTTTTGTTATTACTCCTTTTTTTATTGGTAAGTAAGTTACATAAGCGAAAAATTATAACCATAATAACATCTAGAAAAACGGTAGATTGGAAACGTTTTTTTTATGCTTTTTTTGTTTGGTTTGCAATTGGCGTTTTATTAATTGTAGTTGATTATTCTATGTCGCCTACCGATTATGTTTGGAATTTTAAACCAGCTAAGTTTGCTGTATTATTGCTAATTTCACTAATATTTTTACCGATACAAACAAGTATGGAAGAGTTGTTATTTAGAGGGTATTTAATGCAAGCTTTTGGTGTTTGGTTTAAAAAATCGTTTGTGGCTTTAATTTTAACATCCGTAATTTTTGGTTTATTACACGGCTTAAACCCTGAAGTTGAAAAACTGGGTTGGATTATTATGATATACTATATTGGAACTGGATTAGTACTCGGAATTTTTACATTAATGGATGAAGGAACTGAATTAGCTCTAGGTTTTCACGCCGCTAATAATATTGTAGCAGCAGTGTTGGTAAGTTCTAATTGGGCAGTTTTTCAAACAGATGCTTTGTTAATTGATGTTTCGGAGCCTTCTTTAGATTTTTTAATGTTTTTACCAGTATTTGTGTTGTATCCATTAGTGCTTTTTATTTTTTCAAAAAAATATGGTTGGACAAATTGGAACGAAAAATTGTTTGGTACAATTAGCCAACCTGTTGAGTTAAATGAAGAAGAAACTATTATATAA
- a CDS encoding AMP-binding protein, whose protein sequence is MSEQHSHKSFKLQDTSFNSIEALLDFSKSISIEVYSFFKEWFNKSSYVEVKTSGSTGTPKVIQLQKNYMINSAKATGNFFDLEENTEALLCMSPNYIAGKMMLVRALILGWHIDVVIPSSNPLKSIEKVYDFSAMVPLQLNNSLDEIYKIKKLIVGGGVVSNELLVKIQLIKTEVFATYGMTETITHIAVKKLNNLNKISNPVEKSHHNTLPKNTIVDETEKGEKLGPTELVSTSFYNTLPNIKISTDKRGCLVINAPKVSDEIIVTNDLVELISENSFKWLGRFDTVINSGGIKLIPEQLEEKLTEIISEPFFLAGLEDAVLGEKLVVVVASKSLKVEKLKSSLFKKIKALKTLSKYEIPKEIYLVENFVKTPTGKINRPATLKLLEK, encoded by the coding sequence ATGAGTGAACAGCATTCTCATAAAAGCTTTAAACTTCAAGATACATCTTTTAATTCTATTGAAGCTTTATTAGATTTTTCAAAATCAATTTCTATTGAAGTGTATTCGTTTTTTAAAGAATGGTTTAATAAAAGTAGTTATGTTGAAGTAAAAACTTCTGGTTCAACAGGAACGCCAAAAGTTATTCAACTTCAAAAAAACTACATGATAAATAGTGCAAAAGCAACAGGTAATTTTTTTGATTTAGAAGAAAATACAGAAGCACTTTTATGCATGTCTCCTAATTATATTGCAGGAAAGATGATGTTGGTAAGAGCACTAATTTTAGGTTGGCATATAGATGTTGTAATTCCAAGTTCTAATCCATTAAAATCTATTGAAAAAGTCTATGATTTTTCGGCAATGGTACCACTGCAGTTAAATAATTCTTTAGATGAAATTTATAAAATTAAAAAGCTAATTGTTGGTGGAGGAGTGGTGTCAAACGAATTATTAGTTAAAATTCAACTTATAAAAACCGAAGTTTTTGCAACCTATGGTATGACGGAAACTATAACACATATTGCCGTTAAAAAATTGAATAATTTAAATAAAATTTCGAATCCAGTAGAAAAATCTCATCATAATACATTACCAAAAAATACGATTGTTGATGAAACCGAGAAAGGAGAAAAGCTTGGTCCTACTGAACTTGTTTCAACATCTTTCTATAATACACTTCCAAATATTAAAATATCCACAGATAAGAGAGGTTGTTTGGTTATTAATGCTCCGAAAGTATCTGATGAAATAATAGTTACAAATGATTTAGTGGAGCTAATTTCTGAAAATTCCTTTAAGTGGTTAGGGCGTTTTGATACTGTTATAAATTCTGGAGGAATAAAATTAATTCCAGAACAATTAGAAGAAAAATTGACTGAAATTATTTCAGAACCATTTTTTTTAGCAGGGTTGGAAGATGCTGTTTTGGGTGAAAAATTGGTTGTGGTAGTAGCGTCTAAAAGTTTGAAAGTTGAAAAGTTAAAAAGTTCACTTTTTAAAAAAATAAAAGCATTAAAAACACTTTCAAAATATGAAATTCCTAAAGAAATTTATTTAGTTGAAAATTTTGTAAAAACTCCCACAGGAAAAATAAATAGACCAGCAACTTTAAAATTACTTGAAAAGTAA